The following are encoded together in the Myxocyprinus asiaticus isolate MX2 ecotype Aquarium Trade chromosome 7, UBuf_Myxa_2, whole genome shotgun sequence genome:
- the LOC127443485 gene encoding uncharacterized protein LOC127443485: MMSASTDVESKTSDARSRTRCLDTFLIVSVIALFVLFFVMLTATLFFTKHLKSEINALTSQESDGYTDKLMAGASGAAYNMQNFAYLRATNSQLVEGEVEWESIPYGKGQSIGSMYSYEKKDRVLSVKEAGSYFLYVHLTFSCIYKCPSGQFTASFYDQHENKQLTCTVLLPNMPDTNGSAPVNRTCWRVIMFLEKESSLLAKTSFSEQNLDHWKLDLNDSGFGMFMVDRLGTA; the protein is encoded by the exons ATGATGTCCGCGTCCACAGATGTTGAGAGTAAGACCTCCGATGCGCGCTCCCGCACCAGGTGTTTGGACACCTTCCTCATCGTGTCCGTGATCGCGCTCTTCGTCCTGTTTTTCGTCATGCTCACTGCCACGTTGTTTTTCACCAAACACCTCAAGAGCGAGATTAACGCGCTGACGTCGCAAGAATCCGACGGATACACGGACAAACTCATGGCGGGCGCATCTGGAGCCGCATATAAT ATGCAGAATTTTGCATACCTTAGGGCCACCAACA GTCAACTGGTGGAAGGCGAAGTGGAGTGGGAATCTATACCTTATGGTAAGGGACAGTCCATCGGTTCGATGTACAGCTATGAGAAGAAAGATAGAGTTCTGAGCGTGAAGGAAGCTGGAAGTTACTTCCTGTACGTCCATCTCACTTTTTCCTGCATATACAAATGTCCGTCCGGGCAATTTACCGCCAGCTTTTACGATCAACATGAGAACAAGCAGCTGACCTGTACAGTCTTGCTGCCGAATATGCCAGATACGAACGGATCAGCACCAGTTAACAGGACATGCTGGCGTGTCATCATGTTTCTGGAAAAGGAAAGTAGTCTACTGGCAAAAACTTCGTTTTCAGAACAGAACCTCGACCATTGGAAGCTGGATTTGAATGATTCTGGATTTGGGATGTTTATGGTTGACAGACTAGGAACTGCATGA